A window of Scophthalmus maximus strain ysfricsl-2021 chromosome 10, ASM2237912v1, whole genome shotgun sequence contains these coding sequences:
- the pex13 gene encoding peroxisome biogenesis factor 13: MDSQPPPKPWERRIPGALTAPVNYRSVDFVPAPGPSTSVGPPVLTRMVPPPPPRPVQQSYRPAYSSFNSSYSPYGSSMYSGYSPYNAYGGGGGGYGMGGYSRFSQHEDVAPSRFVQHAEESSRGAFQSIESIVQAFASVSMMLDATFSAVYNSFRAVLDVANHLTRLRAHLTRVLSAFALVRTLRYLYRRLQRLLGRRSDAEVEDLWADSATDALATSASTGFGTGMEDQTVKSWPILLFFAVVLGGPYLIWRLLSSIPRSEDSATNWASGEDDHVVARAEYDFSAASEEEISLRAGDMLNLAPKEQQPRVRGWLLASVDGQTTGLVPANYVKVLGKRRGRKNAEMERLSQIQQANAQASQSALAALPQPNPAQALPPGLGSASTSLASEELLESVYTETPASFSLGTSNSSVPSSTVLNINEKTDL, translated from the exons ATGGATTCACAACCTCCGCCGAAGCCGTGGGAGAGACGGATCCCGGGGGCTCTGACTGCACCTGTGAACTACAG GTCTGTAGACTTTGTCCCGGCTCCAGGCCCGTCCACGTCCGTCGGCCCCCCTGTCCTTACGAGGATGGTGCCCCCGCCGCCCCCTCGTCCCGTCCAGCAGTCCTACCGTCCGGCCTACAGCTCTTTCAACTCTTCTTACAGCCCCTATGGGAGCTCCATGTACAGTGGATACAGCCCCTACAACGCCtatggtggcggcggcggcggctatGGCATGGGAGGGTACAGCCGCTTCTCTCAACACGAAGACGTCGCCCCCAGCAGGTTTGTGCAGCACGCGGAGGAGAGCAGCCGCGGAGCCTTCCAGTCAATTGAAAGCATCGTCCAGGCCTTCGCCTCCGTCAGCATGATGTTGGACGCCACCTTCTCTGCCGTGTATAACAGTTTCCGCGCCGTGCTGGATGTAGCCAACCACCTAACACGGCTGCGTGCACACCTCACCCGAGTGCTGTCCGCCTTTGCTCTGGTGCGCACCTTGCGTTACCTCTACCGACGGCTGCAGAGGTTGCTGGGGCGGAGGTCGGATGCCGAAGTCGAGGACTTATGGGCGGACAGTGCCACTGATGCCCTCGCTACAAGTGCGTCCACTGGGTTTGGAACAGGAATGGAGGATCAAACTGTCAAATCTTGGCCAATCTTGCTGTTTTTTGCTGTGGTCTTGGGTGGACCCTACCTCATCTGGAGACTGCTGAGCTCTATACCTCGCTCCGAAGATAGTG CTACCAACTGGGCCAGTGGTGAGGACGACCATGTAGTGGCCAGAGCGGAGTATGACTTCTCAGCTGCAtctgaggaggagatttctCTGCGGGCGGGAGATATGCTCAACCTCGCCCCTAAAG AGCAACAGCCCAGGGTGCGTGGCTGGCTGCTGGCCAGCGTGGATGGTCAGACCACAGGGCTCGTCCCAGCCAACTACGTCAAGGTACTTGGTAAGAGGAGAGGCCGCAAAAacgcagagatggagagacttTCTCAGATCCAGCAAGCGAATGCACAGGCCTCCCAGTCGGCCTTGGCCGCACTCCCGCAACCGAATCCTGCCCAAGCCTTACCCCCAGGCCTCGGTTCAGCCTCCACCTCACTTGCCTCAGAGGAGCTGCTAGAGTCGGTGTACACAGAAACACCAGCTTCCTTCAGTCTGGGAACGTCCAACTCCAGTGTGCCCTCCAGCACAGTGCTTAACATAAATGAGAAGACTGATCTGTGA